CACAAGAAGAAAGGCAGAATTTAATCTCAGTCTGAAGTAATAGTACTATCAAAGACCAAATGTTAAGACGCATACTTAAGAAAGCAAATTTCAATAATGCATGAGGATGTAATTAGTTTGACGGGACTAAAAAAGTGTAGCAACTTGCTACACTTTTTCGCTTTTTTGAATCAGCTGTTTTAAGAAATCTTCTAATTGTAAAAGACTGGCTTCGTCAATTTTCGAGATATTCAGAGAAACTTTAAGCTGTTTTTGATTCAGTTTGATATTCCCCGCAATCTTACCAGCATATTCAATTTTTCTGACCACGGATGTTGTGGTCAGTTTTTCTGGATTCTGACTCAATAGTTTTTCAGCATAAGTAGTAACTTTGCTTTGCTCGAGTTTTTTGTCTTTTAATTTTTCCCAAGCTCCGAGTAAGGCCATTTCGGCTTCAGAGAGTTGTTCAAGATGATCCGATAGAAATTTTTTGAATGCAGTTGCAGCAGTACGGCCTAGCAAGCCCGGTTCCACATCAAGGTCATTTAAAATTGCTTGCGGCAGTTTTTCGTATGCTAAATACTTGTACATATCTTCGCGATTTAAACCCAGTGAATTGGCTAAACGTTGCTTGTTTTTCTTTAATTTCTCATCAAGTGAGTTCAAGCCAATAAAAATCTCATAATCTGTCAGATCCTGACGCTTTAAATTCTCTGCCAGGGTTAACAAAGATGCTTCTACATTATTTGCATCAATTATAATGGCTTCAATCACAGACTTTCCGAGTAATTGATGTGCCCGTAAGCGTCGCTCGCCTGCAATCAGTTCATATTTCAGATTATCCAGTTTACGTACTGTAATGGGCTGCAAAAGGCCGATTTCATTAATAGAATCCGCCAGTTCTTTTAACTGTGACTCTTCAAATATTTTACGCGGCTGGTTTGGACTTCGGCTGATATCCTCAATAGGGACATTACGTCTAAACTCTTTCGGCTCTTTAATATTGTCTTTCTGTGCTTGCTGATGTTTTTCTGTATTCTGTTTCAGTTTCTGAGCTAAAAGCTCTTTGGTGCTTGCCATAATGCTCTCAGGTTTTAATTTTCACTACAATTTCATTGGCAAGGCTTTCAAAAGCCTTACGTACTTTTGAATTTTTTTCTACTTTCAAAAGTGGTTGTTGCAGAATCGCTGCTTGATTGACTTTAGTACTTTGAGGAATTGTGGTTTCTAAAATTTTACCTACCTGTTTCAAGGCTTCATCCCGAATCAGCTTACAGACATTCTGACGTTCATCATGCTTAATTAGTAAAGCGCCTAAAAGCTCTAAATCTGGATTAATACGTTTGATTTTTTCAAGATGATTTAAAAGATCTGTTACCCCATACAA
The Acinetobacter sp. 10FS3-1 DNA segment above includes these coding regions:
- a CDS encoding ParB/RepB/Spo0J family partition protein, with translation MASTKELLAQKLKQNTEKHQQAQKDNIKEPKEFRRNVPIEDISRSPNQPRKIFEESQLKELADSINEIGLLQPITVRKLDNLKYELIAGERRLRAHQLLGKSVIEAIIIDANNVEASLLTLAENLKRQDLTDYEIFIGLNSLDEKLKKNKQRLANSLGLNREDMYKYLAYEKLPQAILNDLDVEPGLLGRTAATAFKKFLSDHLEQLSEAEMALLGAWEKLKDKKLEQSKVTTYAEKLLSQNPEKLTTTSVVRKIEYAGKIAGNIKLNQKQLKVSLNISKIDEASLLQLEDFLKQLIQKSEKV